From the genome of Pseudomonas sp. gcc21, one region includes:
- a CDS encoding alpha/beta fold hydrolase has product MKAHGPRTGVRCAALSLVFSLSLIGCSSGSGSDDDHHPDPDPGSEDVSEGVFLDSPVAGIRYETPSQNGTTDGAGVFRYKEGETVTFSVAGIELGSAAGQSIVTPQTVVADAEHTGDPAVLNISRFLQSLDADGDLANGIGITPEITSAMEANNTLGSMIDWADTESFEAAMTGPEGLLTALNAEAVFAENAQAGQRELRTSLEAWTHLQDSLDKQAGKPVDTSLRPVVFIHGGAGSASQFESQAQRFMANGYPRSHLAVFEYDTSNPAGIAEPAVVVERHARLNALIDELLRTTGAEQIDLMGHSLGTGVSALYLASPQHAAKVAHYVNIDGRAAEAPPGQVPTLALWGQYVTQEITGAENIYPEPDAPVGHIEVATSADSFSHMYRFFNGREPATNQIPEAEGDAVWIAGRANIFPQNIGAEGATLRVFEVDPETGVRLADTPVYEHAIDSSGTWGPIRGEKHATYEFGLIREVENADHYFYREGFSQDSYFVRLNTSQPGSGVGALLSRSAAHTNLNIGRDKELWGDQGEGNDVLTVNGTNVITAETAPLLDRLSSLFLHDRGADQQSEPGIPDPTLAAVPFITSVDLFIPAASPPYDVIAIELTPRGGDGAVQRINVPNWPSSQVRSVSVQFRDYLQ; this is encoded by the coding sequence ATGAAGGCTCATGGCCCGCGCACGGGTGTCCGCTGCGCAGCACTATCACTTGTTTTTTCTCTGTCTTTGATCGGATGCAGTTCAGGTTCTGGCTCGGACGATGATCACCATCCTGATCCGGACCCTGGTTCCGAAGACGTATCCGAAGGTGTTTTTCTCGACAGCCCGGTGGCGGGCATCCGGTATGAAACGCCTAGCCAGAACGGCACCACTGACGGAGCGGGTGTGTTCAGATACAAGGAAGGCGAAACGGTCACTTTCTCGGTGGCGGGGATCGAACTCGGCTCGGCCGCCGGGCAATCGATTGTCACGCCGCAAACTGTTGTCGCGGATGCCGAGCACACTGGTGATCCGGCGGTACTGAACATATCGCGCTTTCTGCAATCGCTGGATGCGGATGGAGACCTGGCCAATGGCATCGGTATTACGCCGGAAATAACTTCCGCCATGGAAGCCAACAACACCTTGGGTTCCATGATCGACTGGGCAGACACGGAAAGCTTCGAGGCGGCCATGACCGGGCCCGAAGGGCTGTTGACGGCACTGAATGCTGAAGCGGTGTTCGCGGAGAATGCCCAGGCGGGCCAACGCGAGCTGCGTACCTCCCTTGAAGCCTGGACACACCTGCAGGATTCGCTCGATAAACAGGCCGGCAAACCCGTCGACACCTCGCTGCGGCCCGTGGTGTTCATCCACGGCGGCGCCGGTTCTGCATCGCAGTTCGAATCGCAGGCGCAACGCTTCATGGCAAACGGTTATCCCCGTTCGCATCTGGCTGTATTCGAGTATGACACCAGTAACCCAGCCGGGATCGCTGAGCCGGCCGTCGTAGTGGAGCGCCACGCCAGGCTTAACGCTCTGATCGATGAGCTGCTGCGCACCACCGGCGCCGAGCAGATCGACCTGATGGGCCACTCGCTGGGCACGGGCGTTAGCGCCCTCTATCTTGCGTCGCCTCAGCACGCTGCCAAGGTTGCGCACTACGTGAACATCGACGGGCGTGCTGCCGAAGCACCGCCTGGCCAGGTCCCGACGCTGGCGCTGTGGGGCCAATACGTGACACAGGAGATTACTGGCGCAGAGAACATTTACCCCGAGCCGGACGCTCCGGTCGGTCATATAGAAGTGGCGACTTCCGCTGACTCCTTCTCGCACATGTACCGTTTTTTCAACGGTCGCGAACCGGCGACCAACCAGATCCCTGAAGCAGAGGGCGATGCGGTATGGATCGCGGGCCGGGCAAACATATTTCCGCAAAACATCGGCGCTGAAGGTGCCACCCTGAGAGTATTCGAAGTCGATCCGGAAACCGGCGTACGCCTGGCAGACACCCCGGTTTATGAGCACGCGATTGACAGCAGCGGTACATGGGGTCCGATCCGCGGGGAAAAGCACGCCACCTACGAGTTCGGCCTGATTCGGGAGGTGGAAAATGCCGACCACTATTTCTATCGGGAAGGATTCTCGCAGGACAGCTATTTCGTGCGCCTGAATACCTCTCAGCCGGGAAGCGGGGTTGGCGCGCTTCTGTCGCGCAGTGCAGCGCATACGAACCTGAATATCGGTCGCGACAAGGAATTATGGGGCGATCAGGGAGAGGGTAACGATGTGCTTACAGTGAACGGAACGAACGTGATAACTGCCGAAACGGCTCCACTTCTGGACCGACTCAGCAGTCTGTTTCTGCATGACCGGGGCGCCGACCAGCAGAGCGAACCCGGGATACCCGACCCGACACTCGCGGCGGTTCCCTTTATCACCAGCGTGGATCTGTTTATTCCCGCCGCTTCTCCGCCTTATGACGTGATTGCCATTGAGCTGACGCCACGGGGCGGCGATGGGGCTGTCCAGCGCATCAACGTACCTAACTGGCCATCGAGTCAGGTGCGCTCGGTGTCTGTGCAGTTCAGGGATTACCTTCAGTAA
- a CDS encoding CsgG/HfaB family protein: MKNLLSLCVILALLQGCSLRESMPAEPQEPTLTPRASTYQDLLDLPKPRGRLVAAVYGFRDQTGQYKPNPASSFSTAVTQGAASMLVDAMQASGWFVVLEREGLQNVLNERKIIRASQAQPDVPANIATGLPSLLAANLLMEGAIVAYETNVRSGGLGARYLGIGVSQEYRVDQVTVNLRAVDVRSGQVLSNVMTTKTIYSVGRSANVYKFIEFKELLEAEAGYTTNEPAQLCVLSAIEAAVAHLINQGIERRLWQTAVADRGAVPANAGVAGN; this comes from the coding sequence ATGAAAAACCTACTGTCTTTATGCGTGATCCTGGCTTTGCTGCAGGGCTGTTCTTTGCGAGAATCCATGCCTGCCGAACCGCAGGAGCCCACCCTGACCCCGCGCGCCTCGACCTATCAGGATCTGCTGGATCTACCCAAACCGCGCGGCCGGCTGGTGGCTGCAGTCTACGGTTTTCGTGATCAGACCGGTCAGTACAAACCCAACCCGGCCAGCTCATTCTCCACGGCTGTGACGCAGGGCGCGGCCAGCATGCTGGTTGATGCGATGCAGGCCAGCGGTTGGTTTGTTGTGCTGGAACGCGAGGGCCTGCAGAACGTTCTCAATGAACGCAAGATCATCCGCGCGTCCCAGGCTCAGCCGGACGTGCCGGCCAATATTGCCACCGGACTGCCTTCTTTGCTCGCGGCCAATCTGCTCATGGAAGGCGCGATCGTTGCCTACGAGACCAACGTGCGCAGCGGCGGTCTCGGGGCGCGCTATCTGGGCATCGGGGTATCGCAGGAATATCGGGTTGACCAGGTCACGGTCAATCTTCGGGCAGTGGATGTACGCAGCGGCCAGGTGTTGTCGAACGTGATGACCACCAAGACCATCTACTCGGTGGGTCGCAGCGCGAACGTGTACAAGTTCATTGAATTCAAGGAGTTACTTGAGGCTGAGGCGGGGTATACGACCAACGAGCCAGCGCAGCTGTGCGTGCTTTCGGCGATTGAAGCGGCGGTCGCCCATCTGATCAATCAGGGCATTGAACGCCGGCTATGGCAGACGGCTGTTGCTGACCGTGGGGCGGTTCCGGCAAATGCAGGCGTGGCAGGAAATTGA
- a CDS encoding sodium:proton antiporter, translating into MTNATLSFALIALIAFACQWFAWRVKLPAILFLLAAGIVLGPFASLVSPDELLGDLLFPLISLAVAVILFEGSLTLDLNEIRTQRMVVRRLLVVGAGVTWAIVAVAVHFLFDLGWELSVLFGALTVVTGPTVIVPMLRTVRPNANISNILRWEGILIDPIGALLVVVVYEFIVAQSQASGLAHGFFTFLQTIAIGTVLGLLGGWFMGWVLQRGWVPDYLKNLATLALVTTVFSVSDTFAHESGLLAVTLMGMWLANKKDVHIDDILHFKENLSVVLISGLFILLAARLTLDDITSLGWAAIILLLVMQFVARPASVWLSSIGSTLNWREKTLLSWIAPRGIVAAAVSALFAIRLEEAGHEAAEILVPLTFVVIIGTVVLQSATSRGLARLLKVAEPAPSGFLIVGANPVARAVGAALQEQGFRVMLTGSQWEHIREARMAGLPTFFGNPVSSYADHHLDLVGVGKLLALSPDPAMNVVAGMRYRTEFGDRNIYTLLAASQTDTAEKHQLGSKQRGHTLFTEDMSYSKFASLLSKDWQIRETRLTAAFGYEDLLNAHSDIIPLFAISPKGRIEVMTEHSALRPEEDWKVLSLTGPKTEKKKLQAKKEEHRDNNDQAEEQPPRG; encoded by the coding sequence TTGACAAACGCGACCCTGTCCTTCGCGCTTATCGCTCTGATCGCTTTCGCCTGCCAGTGGTTTGCCTGGCGCGTCAAACTGCCGGCCATCCTGTTCCTGCTCGCCGCAGGTATCGTGCTGGGCCCCTTCGCCTCACTGGTCTCGCCCGACGAATTGCTCGGCGATCTGCTGTTTCCGCTGATCAGCCTGGCGGTGGCGGTCATCCTGTTCGAGGGCAGCCTCACGCTTGATCTGAACGAAATAAGAACGCAGCGGATGGTGGTGCGCCGCCTATTGGTGGTCGGTGCCGGTGTGACCTGGGCGATTGTGGCCGTGGCCGTGCATTTTCTGTTCGATCTTGGCTGGGAACTGAGCGTGTTGTTCGGCGCGCTGACTGTGGTTACTGGCCCCACGGTGATAGTACCGATGCTGCGAACGGTACGTCCCAACGCCAATATCTCCAATATCCTGCGCTGGGAAGGGATCCTGATCGATCCGATCGGCGCTCTGCTGGTGGTAGTGGTTTACGAGTTTATTGTGGCGCAAAGTCAGGCATCCGGCCTTGCGCACGGGTTTTTCACCTTTCTTCAGACCATCGCAATCGGCACCGTACTGGGTCTGCTCGGCGGCTGGTTCATGGGCTGGGTTCTGCAACGCGGCTGGGTACCCGATTATCTCAAGAACCTCGCCACACTGGCGCTAGTCACCACAGTGTTCAGCGTATCGGATACCTTCGCGCACGAATCCGGGCTGCTCGCCGTTACGCTCATGGGTATGTGGCTGGCCAACAAGAAGGATGTGCATATCGATGACATCCTGCACTTCAAGGAAAATCTCAGTGTCGTACTGATTTCCGGCCTGTTTATCCTGCTGGCCGCGAGACTGACGCTTGACGACATCACCTCGCTGGGCTGGGCGGCAATTATCCTGTTGCTGGTCATGCAGTTTGTTGCCCGCCCGGCATCGGTCTGGCTGTCTTCGATTGGCTCCACCCTGAACTGGCGTGAGAAGACGTTATTGTCCTGGATTGCCCCGCGCGGCATCGTTGCCGCGGCGGTATCGGCTTTGTTCGCCATCAGGCTGGAGGAAGCCGGGCACGAGGCTGCAGAGATTCTGGTACCGCTGACATTCGTGGTCATTATTGGCACGGTGGTGCTGCAAAGCGCGACCTCCCGCGGGCTTGCCAGGCTGCTTAAAGTTGCGGAGCCAGCGCCGAGCGGGTTTCTGATCGTCGGTGCCAATCCGGTCGCCCGGGCAGTTGGCGCGGCCCTGCAAGAACAGGGGTTTCGCGTCATGCTTACCGGTTCGCAGTGGGAACATATTCGCGAGGCGCGCATGGCCGGACTGCCTACATTTTTCGGTAATCCAGTCTCCAGCTATGCGGACCATCATCTGGATCTGGTGGGTGTTGGCAAGCTGCTGGCACTCTCCCCCGACCCGGCGATGAACGTGGTGGCCGGCATGCGGTACCGCACGGAATTTGGTGACCGGAACATCTATACCCTGCTGGCCGCCTCGCAAACCGACACGGCTGAGAAGCACCAGCTGGGTTCGAAACAACGCGGCCACACCCTGTTCACCGAGGACATGAGCTACAGCAAATTCGCCAGCTTGCTGAGCAAGGATTGGCAGATTCGTGAAACGCGACTGACCGCCGCGTTCGGCTACGAGGACCTGCTCAATGCACACAGCGACATCATTCCGCTGTTTGCCATCTCGCCCAAGGGCCGCATAGAAGTCATGACGGAGCACAGCGCACTGCGCCCCGAAGAAGACTGGAAGGTACTCAGTCTCACGGGCCCAAAGACCGAGAAGAAAAAGCTCCAGGCAAAAAAGGAGGAACACCGGGACAATAACGACCAGGCGGAGGAACAACCACCACGGGGTTAG
- a CDS encoding mechanosensitive ion channel domain-containing protein, translated as MIEQIGLYLTSIRVSDSFLSLLISSGILIVTTLVLRAISARFIRRAVPAPELRRKWIVQSRNALILLLLVGLVMIWGEELRTLALSIVAIAVAFVVATKELILCFTGSLLKSGARSFQIGDRIQIKDFRGDVIDQNLLATTILEVGPGRLTHQRTGRMTVIPNALFVSEPVINESYTHDFVIHVFTVPFKREDNWRDAQQALRACADKHCQPYLDKARRHMKRLTEHRGLDVPTVDPRVSIQLPTASELHLIVRIPARSGERSFIEQAILAEVFAENDYTAKSRQKPEED; from the coding sequence ATGATCGAGCAGATTGGCCTGTACCTGACCAGTATCAGGGTTTCCGACAGTTTTCTCAGCCTGCTGATCAGCAGTGGCATCCTGATCGTGACAACGCTGGTTCTGCGCGCCATATCGGCCCGGTTCATCCGCCGCGCCGTCCCTGCGCCGGAGCTGCGCCGAAAATGGATAGTGCAATCCCGCAACGCCCTGATTCTATTGCTTCTGGTGGGATTGGTAATGATCTGGGGCGAGGAGCTACGCACCCTGGCGCTGTCCATCGTCGCGATCGCGGTGGCCTTCGTGGTGGCGACCAAGGAGCTCATCCTGTGTTTTACCGGCTCATTGCTGAAATCCGGTGCACGCTCCTTTCAGATTGGCGACCGAATTCAGATCAAGGATTTCCGCGGTGACGTCATCGATCAGAACCTGCTGGCCACCACCATACTGGAGGTAGGGCCGGGACGCCTCACGCACCAGCGAACCGGTCGGATGACCGTCATCCCCAATGCGCTGTTCGTCTCCGAGCCGGTCATCAATGAAAGTTACACCCACGATTTCGTCATTCACGTGTTCACCGTGCCCTTCAAGCGGGAGGACAACTGGCGCGACGCTCAGCAGGCTCTGCGTGCCTGTGCAGACAAACATTGTCAGCCCTATCTGGACAAGGCGCGCCGACACATGAAGCGGTTGACCGAGCACCGTGGCCTCGACGTTCCTACGGTTGACCCACGCGTGTCGATACAACTTCCTACCGCGAGTGAATTGCATCTGATAGTGCGTATCCCGGCGCGGTCCGGCGAGCGCAGTTTCATCGAGCAGGCGATACTCGCCGAGGTATTCGCAGAGAACGATTACACTGCCAAGAGTCGGCAGAAACCCGAGGAAGACTGA
- a CDS encoding helix-turn-helix transcriptional regulator, protein MTANNNNIQSIAPKAHASARLVVLSSGALFGNTIRHYLQGEGYCTLIHQPEQLRRFRCDLVLLDAHGYSRDQCMTVFSLLGATPLALINTHEPLARALLQLHPHIRGVFYPGSHRDNLLKGTQAILNGGDWLPRGLMQQLVDCYRRMNHSSAAIALLSAREIEVLALAGRGLSNADIADQVNLSVHTIKSHIHHALQKLDATNRAQGAALVLGHIEGSSR, encoded by the coding sequence ATGACGGCCAACAATAACAACATCCAGAGCATCGCCCCGAAAGCGCACGCCTCTGCACGGCTGGTTGTCCTGTCCTCTGGCGCGCTGTTCGGCAATACCATCAGGCACTATCTGCAGGGCGAGGGATACTGCACGCTGATTCATCAACCAGAGCAGCTCCGGCGGTTTCGCTGCGATCTGGTGTTGCTGGATGCCCATGGTTATTCCCGCGACCAGTGCATGACAGTCTTCTCACTGCTGGGTGCGACGCCCCTTGCACTCATCAATACGCACGAACCGTTAGCCAGAGCGCTGTTGCAGCTTCATCCGCACATTCGGGGCGTGTTTTATCCCGGCAGTCACCGCGACAACCTCCTCAAGGGCACCCAGGCGATCCTCAATGGGGGTGACTGGCTGCCCCGTGGTCTGATGCAGCAACTGGTGGATTGCTATCGGAGGATGAATCACTCATCAGCGGCAATCGCTTTGCTCAGCGCGCGCGAGATCGAGGTTCTGGCGCTTGCCGGTCGCGGGCTATCCAATGCCGATATCGCCGACCAGGTCAATCTCAGCGTCCATACGATCAAAAGCCATATTCATCATGCATTGCAAAAACTCGATGCTACCAATCGCGCTCAGGGCGCAGCGCTGGTGCTGGGGCATATCGAAGGCAGCTCGCGATGA
- a CDS encoding curli assembly protein CsgF, producing the protein MKSAHSLVSLSLACTLGIAVATGASATELVYTPVNPSFGGSPLNGAWLLGNAQAQNDYKDPDALDRSSLGGGSALDRFTNQLEGRLLSQLLADVNDGNAGSLTTDDFIVNIINDSGNLNIHITDLLTGEVSEIEVNGYGAN; encoded by the coding sequence ATGAAGAGCGCACATTCTCTCGTCAGCCTGTCGCTGGCATGCACGTTGGGCATTGCTGTTGCTACCGGGGCAAGCGCAACAGAGCTGGTTTACACGCCAGTCAATCCGTCATTCGGTGGCAGCCCGTTGAACGGCGCCTGGTTGCTCGGCAACGCCCAGGCGCAGAACGATTACAAGGATCCGGATGCGCTGGACCGGTCGTCGCTGGGTGGTGGCTCGGCACTCGATCGTTTTACCAATCAACTGGAAGGGCGGTTGCTGTCCCAGTTGCTGGCAGACGTTAACGACGGCAATGCCGGTTCGCTGACCACGGATGATTTCATCGTCAACATCATCAACGACTCCGGCAACCTGAACATTCACATTACCGATCTGCTCACCGGTGAAGTCTCCGAAATCGAAGTGAACGGCTACGGCGCAAACTGA
- a CDS encoding CopD family protein: MYGILILLHILGATVWTGGHLILACTILPRVLRERSPAELMRFESAYERIGLPALVVQIVTGLMLAYRLVPDPARWIDPADVAGRLVGIKLLLLATTAAFALDARLRVIPHLTEEKLVSMAWHIIPVTVISVLFLVVGVSFRTGWFY; the protein is encoded by the coding sequence ATGTACGGCATTCTGATACTTCTGCATATTCTCGGCGCAACAGTCTGGACCGGCGGGCACCTGATTCTGGCGTGCACGATACTCCCGAGAGTCCTGCGCGAACGAAGCCCCGCCGAGTTGATGCGCTTCGAGTCGGCGTATGAGCGAATCGGCCTGCCCGCCCTGGTCGTCCAGATCGTCACCGGGCTGATGCTGGCTTACCGGCTGGTGCCGGATCCCGCACGCTGGATCGACCCGGCCGATGTCGCCGGCCGGCTGGTCGGCATCAAGTTGCTGTTGCTCGCAACCACAGCCGCTTTCGCACTCGATGCGCGACTGCGGGTCATCCCCCACCTCACCGAAGAAAAACTGGTGTCCATGGCCTGGCATATCATTCCGGTCACTGTCATCAGTGTGTTGTTCCTAGTCGTGGGCGTTTCATTCAGAACCGGCTGGTTTTACTGA
- a CDS encoding CsgE family curli-type amyloid fiber assembly protein, which translates to MKVLGLVLALCCAVSAQADEAELSGFIIDHTISRTGQEFYRYFSERITDIGDPDFNLVIKERPSARWGVLIWVEQDGTLLYRQFMQPSLSDVRDTAYAAADFVVDSINRRKIEAMFTDPIDLAEDEL; encoded by the coding sequence ATGAAAGTGCTGGGGCTGGTACTGGCTCTGTGTTGCGCCGTGTCTGCGCAGGCCGATGAGGCGGAATTGAGTGGGTTCATCATCGACCACACCATTTCGCGAACCGGCCAGGAGTTCTACCGCTACTTTTCCGAGCGCATCACTGATATTGGCGATCCTGATTTCAACCTGGTGATAAAGGAGCGTCCGTCCGCCCGCTGGGGTGTGCTGATCTGGGTAGAGCAGGACGGGACATTGCTGTACCGGCAGTTCATGCAACCGAGCCTGTCGGACGTACGCGACACTGCTTACGCCGCAGCCGATTTTGTCGTGGATTCAATCAACCGCAGAAAGATCGAAGCCATGTTTACCGATCCTATCGATCTCGCCGAGGACGAACTATGA
- a CDS encoding DUF3087 domain-containing protein yields MFELQPIDPEAYRRETRRSTLTVAVLFAVIAMATATVSVALFGEPGGNNFMWNLAGVLVGLFISSVVVRGLLWDKPFMASARYGWQLKRSLMRVTNVMHQVEAGVAADNPEAMKLLRFYHQGLTQMHELDGNTSALAELRSEKEAHRQRLEALGIVDDQPRLDPRWLDAIQGYGKKSK; encoded by the coding sequence ATGTTTGAACTGCAGCCGATCGATCCCGAAGCCTACCGGCGGGAAACGCGCCGTAGCACGCTGACCGTGGCGGTGCTGTTTGCGGTAATCGCCATGGCAACCGCGACGGTATCCGTCGCTCTTTTCGGAGAACCCGGCGGGAACAACTTCATGTGGAATCTTGCGGGTGTGCTTGTTGGACTGTTCATCAGCAGCGTGGTTGTTCGCGGGTTGCTCTGGGATAAGCCGTTCATGGCCTCCGCGCGCTACGGCTGGCAGCTCAAACGCAGCCTGATGCGCGTTACCAATGTGATGCATCAGGTTGAGGCCGGGGTGGCAGCCGACAACCCGGAGGCGATGAAGCTATTGCGTTTCTATCATCAGGGACTGACACAGATGCACGAGCTTGATGGGAATACCAGCGCACTGGCAGAGCTTCGCAGCGAGAAAGAGGCGCATCGCCAGCGCCTCGAAGCACTGGGTATCGTGGATGACCAGCCCCGCCTTGATCCACGTTGGCTGGATGCAATCCAGGGCTACGGCAAGAAGAGCAAATAG
- a CDS encoding inositol monophosphatase, giving the protein MHPTLPTPDTSGLDIDGRYALARRLAQQAAQRGADYYVRRGSLVIDTKEGDRQNVVSVADRELEDFIRAELKAAYPEDGFLGEESGSAALNARCVWVIDPIDGTACFFNGLHTWCVSVGLMIDGEPYLGAIADPNHDELFHGCLGRGAYVNDTLLQVSDAGHVREGLMGVGTFYQQGKEHFLPFLAGLLEQGGVFYRNGSGALMTAYVAAGRLIGYYETRLKSWDCLAGLVLVREAGGLRNDFFRGEGLLEGNPYLVACPGVYPQLEALIGPSLDAI; this is encoded by the coding sequence ATGCACCCGACCCTGCCCACCCCTGACACCAGCGGCCTCGATATCGACGGGCGTTATGCCCTCGCGCGTCGGCTGGCACAGCAAGCAGCACAACGGGGCGCTGATTACTACGTACGACGAGGCAGCCTGGTCATCGATACCAAAGAAGGTGACAGGCAGAACGTCGTCAGCGTGGCGGACCGTGAACTGGAGGATTTCATCCGCGCAGAATTGAAGGCAGCCTATCCCGAGGACGGTTTTCTCGGTGAGGAAAGCGGCTCCGCCGCGCTCAATGCCCGCTGCGTATGGGTGATCGACCCGATCGACGGCACAGCCTGCTTCTTCAACGGCCTGCATACCTGGTGCGTATCGGTCGGGCTGATGATCGATGGCGAACCCTATCTGGGCGCGATCGCCGATCCGAATCACGACGAACTCTTCCATGGCTGTCTGGGCCGGGGCGCTTACGTGAACGATACTCTCTTGCAGGTAAGCGATGCCGGCCACGTGCGCGAAGGGCTGATGGGCGTCGGGACCTTCTATCAGCAAGGCAAGGAACATTTCCTGCCGTTTCTTGCCGGCCTGCTGGAACAGGGCGGTGTGTTCTACCGCAATGGCTCAGGCGCGCTGATGACGGCTTACGTGGCCGCAGGCCGCCTGATCGGGTACTACGAAACACGTCTGAAGAGCTGGGACTGCCTGGCTGGTCTGGTGCTGGTGCGCGAGGCGGGAGGTCTGCGCAACGACTTTTTCAGGGGCGAGGGTCTGCTTGAGGGCAATCCCTATCTCGTCGCGTGCCCCGGCGTATATCCCCAGCTCGAAGCGCTGATTGGCCCCTCGCTTGATGCAATTTGA
- a CDS encoding DsbA family oxidoreductase, translated as MNTLHIDIVSDIACPWCAIGYARLERAMAGLEGELAFTVEWHAFELNPDASGEGEPILQALSRKYGRSESEMEAAQANMVSIATELGLNFEKMQQRRTANTFDAHRLVKWAGEQGLQTQMKQAFFDAYFGQAENVSDRDVLLRCVESVGLDSDAAQRVLESDQYAEAVREDEERYRQAGVTGVPAFIINGQYMIAGAQEPETLITAFREIASGKPNV; from the coding sequence ATGAACACATTACACATCGATATTGTCTCGGATATCGCCTGTCCCTGGTGCGCCATCGGCTATGCACGGCTGGAGCGCGCGATGGCTGGTCTCGAAGGCGAACTGGCGTTCACTGTCGAATGGCATGCTTTTGAACTGAACCCGGATGCTTCCGGTGAAGGCGAGCCGATATTGCAGGCGCTGAGCCGCAAATACGGGCGCAGCGAGAGCGAAATGGAAGCCGCCCAGGCGAACATGGTCAGTATTGCCACCGAGCTGGGGCTGAATTTCGAGAAGATGCAACAGCGCCGCACAGCCAATACCTTCGATGCGCATCGGCTGGTCAAATGGGCCGGTGAGCAGGGCCTGCAAACGCAGATGAAACAGGCATTTTTTGACGCGTATTTCGGTCAAGCCGAGAACGTAAGCGATCGGGATGTTCTGCTGCGCTGCGTGGAGTCTGTTGGTTTGGATAGCGATGCCGCGCAACGGGTGCTCGAGTCGGACCAGTATGCCGAAGCGGTACGTGAGGATGAGGAGCGCTACAGGCAGGCCGGCGTTACAGGTGTACCGGCCTTCATCATCAACGGGCAGTACATGATTGCCGGTGCGCAGGAGCCTGAGACATTGATCACCGCGTTTCGTGAGATTGCATCCGGCAAGCCCAATGTTTGA